From Daucus carota subsp. sativus chromosome 6, DH1 v3.0, whole genome shotgun sequence, the proteins below share one genomic window:
- the LOC108224539 gene encoding ricin B-like lectin R40G2 encodes MLVYDQVDHPHQNNNAPTQPNARPETEPYSSPHDQTLQCLDYLSCMPSFRIYTKAEPSFSLTIRDGKVILAQVDPSDPFQQWVKDERHGTTVKDEEGFSSFALVNKASGQAIKYSVEATHPVQLIPYVPDVLDESVLWTLGADSGDGYRAMRMVNNIRLNIDAFLNSDGRVQDGTIIGLWEWLQGENQQWKIIPHQYEPSTIDNQTLHVWDYLGRMPSVRVYTKAETNCSLAIRHGKVILAQADPSDPSQHWVKDEKYSTEFKDKHGFPSFALVNKATLQGMKHSVEACHPVQLIPYVPGILDESVLWTLSADLGDGYSAIRMASNTRLSVDAFKNSKGRIHDGTIIGLWEWLKGDNQRWKIVPHQSVPTSIYDHTRQIWGCLSRMPSVRVCTKADTNFSLAVRHGKVILARADPSDLFQHWVKDEKYSTEVKDQYGFPSFSLVNKATGQAMKHSVGATHPVQLISYVPEPLDKSVLWTLSADLGDGYRAMRIVNNTRLNVDAFYSSDGRVDDGTIIGLWEWVHGENQQWKILSY; translated from the exons ATGCTTGTTTACGATCAAGTAGATCACCCTCACCAGAACAACAATGCTCCTACGCAGCCCAATGCCCGTCCCGAAACCGAGCCATATTCTTCACCTCATGATCAGACTCTTCAGTGTTTGGATTATTTGAGCTGCATGCCATCTTTTAGGATTTATACAAAGGCTGAGCCTAGTTTCTCCCTTACTATCCGTGATGGCAAAGTCATTCTTGCCCAGGTTGACCCGTCTGATCCGTTTCAG CAATGGGTGAAAGATGAGAGACATGGCACGACGGTTAAAGATGAAGAGGGATTCTCTAGCTTTGCTCTGGTAAATAAAGCTAGTGGTCAGGCTATAAAGTATTCTGTTGAAGCCACTCATCCG GTGCAGCTCATCCCTTATGTTCCTGACGTACTTGATGAATCCGTCCTTTGGACTCTTGGTGCGGACTCAGGTGATGGTTATAGAGCAATGAGGATGGTCAATAACATTCGCCTCAATATAGATGCATTTCTCAATAGTGATGGACGCGTTCAGGATGGTACAATTATTGGCCTGTGGGAGTGGCTGCAAGGTGaaaatcaacaatggaagatCATACCACATCAGTATGAGCCTTCTACAATTGATAATCAGACACTTCACGTTTGGGATTATTTGGGACGGATGCCATCTGTTAGGGTTTACACAAAGGCTGAGACTAATTGTTCCCTTGCTATTCGTCATGGTAAGGTCATTCTTGCCCAGGCTGACCCGTCTGACCCGTCACAG CACTGGGTGAAAGATGAGAAATATAGCACAGAGTTTAAAGATAAACATGGCTTTCCTAGCTTTGCACTGGTTAACAAAGCTACTCTTCAGGGAATGAAGCATTCAGTTGAAGCCTGTCATCCA GTGCAGCTTATCCCTTATGTTCCAGGCATACTTGATGAATCTGTCCTTTGGACCCTCAGCGCGGACTTGGGTGATGGTTATAGTGCAATAAGGATGGCCAGTAACACTCGCCTCAGTGTAGATGCATTTAAGAACAGTAAAGGACGCATTCATGATGGGACTATCATTGGGCTGTGGGAGTGGTTGAAAGGTGATAATCAACGATGGAAGATTGTACCACATCAGTCTGTGCCTACTTCAATTTATGATCATACACGTCAGATTTGGGGTTGTTTGAGCCGGATGCCATCTGTTAGGGTTTGCACAAAGGCTGATACAAATTTCTCACTTGCTGTCCGTCATGGTAAGGTCATTCTTGCACGGGCTGACCCATCCGACCTGTTTCAG CACTGGGTGAAAGATGAGAAATATAGCACAGAGGTTAAAGATCAATATGGCTTCCCTAGCTTTTCACTTGTTAATAAAGCTACTGGTCAGGCTATGAAGCATTCTGTCGGAGCCACTCATCCG GTGCAGCTTATTTCCTATGTTCCTGAGCCACTTGACAAGTCTGTTCTTTGGACTCTGAGCGCGGACTTAGGTGATGGTTACAGAGCAATGAGGATAGTCAATAACACTCGCCTGAACGTAGATGCATTTTACAGCAGTGATGGTCGCGTTGATGATGGTACTATCATCGGCCTGTGGGAATGGGTGCATGGTGAAAATCAGCAATGGAAGATTTTATCCTACTAA
- the LOC108192896 gene encoding FHA domain-containing protein DDL, whose amino-acid sequence MGRHPSDDSESPVRTRESSRKRSPPRREKSPARNKSSYKARSPVREKPSSRTRSPRQAMSRSPEKSRLREKPSGRTRSPRRGKSRSPVSDSPVKDKPLSQGRSLRHTKSSYSPVRDKPSSRARSRSPVHHLPSRERTSNQTRSPKRPKSISPAARSPSPRTKRLRRAKDENESVIGSERAQKTNLRVSERSTRREKDSEDEEPNARRENKSGRDAIRNGSSRSRRGRSGSPSGHNHTRSRSPPNASERRDRDEVTISRKGEYNSRGGEQGNPSDDSVAKMAAAAEALEKKEKQKPSFELSGKLAEETNRFRGITLLFNEAPDARKPETRWRLYVFKGGDVLNEPLYVHRQTSYLFGRERRVADIPTDHPSCSKQHAVLQYRQVETEQPDGTLSKQVRPYIMDLGSTNGTFINEERIDPQRYYELREKDTIKFGNSSREYVLLHENSAG is encoded by the exons ATGGGTCGCCATCCATCTGATGATTCAGAATCTCCGGTTAGGACTCGTGAATCGAGTCGTAAGAGGAGCCCACCTCGAAGAGAAAAATCTCCTGCCCGTAATAAGAGTTCATACAAAGCAAGGTCCCCAGTCAGAGAGAAGCCATCAAGTCGAACTAGGTCCCCAAGACAGGCAATGTCGAGGTCACCTGAAAAGTCTCGGCTGAGAGAAAAGCCATCAGGTCGAACCAGGTCCCCAAGACGTGGTAAGTCAAGGTCACCTGTATCTGATTCTCCGGTGAAAGATAAACCTTTAAGTCAAGGCAGATCCTTGAGGCATACAAAGTCATCTTATTCTCCGGTTAGAGACAAACCGTCGAGTCGTGCCAGGTCAAGGTCTCCTGTACATCATCTGCCCTCAAGGGAGAGAACTTCTAATCAAACTAGATCCCCCAAACGGCCAAAATCAATATCTCCTGCAGCTCGTTCGCCTTCCCCACGTACTAAGAGATTACGAAGAGCAAAAGATGAAAATGAGTCTGTAATAGGAAGTGAGAGGGCACAAAAAACAAACCTTAGGGTCAGTGAAAGGTCTACACGTAGGGAAAAGGATTCAGAGGATGAAGAACCAAATGCGAGAAGAGAAAATAAGTCTGGAAGGGATGCAATTCGTAATGGCTCTTCTAGATCAAGACGCGGAAGGTCAGGTTCACCATCAGGCCATAACCACACGAGGTCTCGGTCACCTCCTAATGCTTCTGAACGAAGAGATCGCGATGAG GTAACTATCTCAAGAAAAGGCGAATATAATTCAAGAGGAGGTGAACAAGG GAACCCTAGTGATGATTCAGTTGCTAAGATGGCAGCTGCGGCAGAGGCCTtggaaaagaaggaaaag CAAAAGCCTTCATTTGAGCTGTCTGGAAAGCTTGCTGAAGAAACGAATAGATTTAGGG GTATTACACTACTCTTCAATGAGGCTCCAGATGCTCGGAAACCAGAAACAAGATGGCGACTTTATGTTTTTAAGGGAGGAGATGTGCTTAATG AGCCCTTGTATGTACATAGACAAACATCTTACCTTTTTGGGAGAGAAAGGAGGGTGGCAGATATTCCTACAGATCACCCTTCATGCAGCAAACAACATGCTGTTCTTCAATACAG GCAAGTAGAAACTGAACAACCTGATGGCACTTTGTCAAAACAAGTAAG GCCTTACATCATGGATCTTGGAAGCACAAATGGAACTTTCATTAAT GAAGAGCGCATTGACCCTCAACGTTATTATGAACTTCGTGAGAAAGACACCATAAAGTTTGGTAATAGTAG CCGCGAGTATGTTCTGCTGCACGAGAATTCAGCGGGATAA
- the LOC108224505 gene encoding ricin B-like lectin R40G3: MDYPYGHPLHNRHDNTYPPPPNTYPPPPQVHHTSHQPGSDPFHSSHHPGSDPFHSSHRPGSDPYPPPPQAHYGGGDAYPPYPPPQVEVHVYPPGPGRNDPYSSGSNVHHVAHESRPHGYGPSAVPNQAHGVMDYLSRKPTVRVYTKADTNHSLTIHDGKVTLARSDPNDPCQHWVKDEKYSTKVKDEQGFPCFSLVNKATGQALKHSVGAHHPVQLIPYVPDKLDESILWTLSLDTGEGYRTIRMVNNIRLNVDAFKDHNNSVHDGTTIGLWEWIKGENQRWKIVPY, from the exons ATGGATTACCCGTACGGCCACCCACTCCACAACCGCCACGACAACACCTACCCACCCCCACCCAACACCTACCCGCCCCCACCCCAAGTCCACCACACTTCCCACCAGCCCGGATCCGACCCGTTTCACTCTTCCCACCACCCCGGATCCGACCCGTTTCACTCCTCCCACCGACCCGGATCCGACCCGTACCCGCCACCGCCCCAAGCCCACTACGGCGGAGGGGACGCCTACCCACCGTACCCGCCGCCGCAAGTGGAAGTTCATGTTTATCCGCCTGGTCCGGGTCGGAATGACCCGTATTCTTCCGGGTCGAATGTGCACCATGTGGCTCATGAGAGTAGGCCACATGGGTATGGGCCGAGTGCGGTGCCGAATCAGGCCCATGGTGTGATGGATTATCTGAGTAGGAAGCCCACTGTGAGGGTGTACACTAAGGCGGACACTAATCACTCTCTTACTATCCACGATGGGAAGGTCACTCTTGCCCGATCCGACCCGAATGATCCGTGTCAG CACTGGGTGAAAGATGAGAAATATAGCACAAAGGTGAAAGATGAACAGGGATTTCCTTGTTTTTCTCTGGTTAATAAAGCTACTGGTCAGGCATTGAAGCATTCTGTTGGAGCTCATCATCCT GTGCAGCTTATCCCGTATGTTCCAGATAAACTTGACGAATCTATCCTTTGGACTCTCAGCCTAGACACTGGTGAGGGTTATAGAACAATCAGGATGGTCAATAACATCCGCCTTAATGTTGATGCATTCAAGGATCACAACAATAGCGTTCATGACGGTACTACTATTGGCCTGTGGGAGTGGATTAAAGGGGAAAATCAGCGATGGAAGATCGTGCCCTATTAA
- the LOC108225494 gene encoding NAC domain-containing protein 92: protein MEGGFHVMADQGENCDISNNNGITAANTNSSGGRAMEQLDLPPGFRFHPTDEEIINHYLIRKVLNSNFTATAVAEVDLNRNEPWDLPKKAKMGEKEWYFFCQRDRKYPTGMRTNRATESGYWKATGKDKEIYSKSRKGGGPGSSKQLVGMKKTLVFYKGRAPKGEKLDWVMHEFRLEGNLSSYNLPKLAKDEWVVCRVIHRNTAAALVKPSSMLDLTRMNSFVDSLLDSPSLPPLIDSPFRKDEKPIASNFTNINNTTSSSVQHYNATSLAHYPKPTALASDGNTIYYRQPHMHPQNYNPTSFNTSTNYYQMPVYSQNPYHNPSSATPGNLLHQKRPDHHLMPNFPGLGNFTNQIPGEWQCKVEQFSTNQSMVSQSQDTGISTDMTTDISSSKQEENKGNIIRHFDDTEDHSVICPLSDLDSFWKY, encoded by the exons atggaAGGTGGTTTTCATGTGATGGCTGATCAAGGCGAAAACTGTGATATTAGTAATAATAATGGTATTACTGCTGCTAATACTAATAGTAGTGGTGGTCGAGCTATGGAGCAGTTGGATTTGCCTCCTGGATTTAGATTTCATCCGACGGACGAGGAAATTATTAATCACTATCTGATTCGGAAGGTCCTCAACTCGAACTTCACTGCAACAGCGGTGGCAGAAGTTGATCTCAATCGTAATGAACCATGGGATTTACCAA AGAAAGCAAAGATGGGAGAAAAAGAATGGTACTTCTTTTGCCAGAGAGACAGGAAGTATCCGACGGGGATGAGAACGAATAGGGCAACTGAATCCGGTTACTGGAAAGCAACCGGAAAAGATAAGGAGATTTACAGCAAGTCGAGAAAAGGAGGTGGACCTGGCAGCAGCAAGCAACTGGTAGGAATGAAAAAAACACTGGTTTTTTACAAAGGAAGAGCTCCCAAAGGAGAAAAATTAGATTGGGTCATGCATGAATTTCGACTTGAAGGCAATCTATCTTCTTACAACTTGCCTAAGCTGGCCAAG GATGAATGGGTTGTATGTAGGGTTATCCACAGGAACACAGCAGCAGCACTAGTGAAGCCAAGTTCAATGCTGGACCTCACAAGGATGAACTCTTTCGTCGACAGTCTATTGGACTCTCCTTCATTGCCACCTCTCATAGACTCTCCTTTCCGGAAAGACGAAAAGCctattgcttccaacttcactAACATCAATAACACTACTTCTAGCAGTGTGCAGCATTACAATGCAACATCTCTTGCTCATTATCCAAAACCGACAGCTTTGGCCTCAGATGGAAATACTATCTACTATCGTCAACCTCATATGCATCCGCAAAACTACAATCCTACTAGCTTCAATACGAGTACTAATTATTACCAAATGCCAGTATACTCGCAAAATCCATACCATAATCCTTCAAGTGCCACTCCTGGCAATTTGTTGCACCAGAAAAGGCCTGATCACCATTTGATGCCAAATTTCCCGGGATTGGGCaattttactaatcaaattccaGGTGAGTGGCAGTGCAAGGTGGAGCAATTCTCGACGAATCAATCAATGGTTAGCCAATCTCAAGACACTGGCATCAGCACTGACATGACCACTGACATATCATCATCAAAGCAGGAGGAGAATAAAGGCAATATTATTCGACATTTCGATGACACTGAGGATCATTCTGTCATTTGTCCACTTTCAGATTTGGATTCATTCTGGAAGTACTGA